A genomic window from Alkalihalobacillus sp. AL-G includes:
- the argF gene encoding ornithine carbamoyltransferase, with product MLNAIREKGSVDSVKLNLKGKDFLTLAEFQSNEIMYLLDQALKLKKERKRGVVHQELSGQVLGMIFEKSSTRTRVSFEVGMLQLGGQAIFLSSKDIQLGRGESIADTAKVLSRYLDGVMVRTHQHDTIKEFAENATIPVINGLTDLHHPTQVLADLLTILEHKGVLTGLNMCYIGDGNNNVAHSLLEGATKVGMNINVASPFGYEPNQLIRDHAKVTAKKNGSSVLITNSPEKAIEDADIVVTDVWASMGQESELEKRIELFKPYQINNKLCRKAKKDFIFLHCLPAHRGEEVTAEIIDGPHSVVFDEAENRLHAQKAILAALMGK from the coding sequence CTTTTTGACTCTTGCTGAGTTTCAGTCTAATGAAATCATGTATCTTCTCGATCAGGCCTTAAAGCTTAAAAAGGAAAGAAAACGAGGAGTCGTTCATCAAGAGCTGAGCGGGCAGGTACTAGGAATGATTTTCGAAAAGTCTTCAACAAGAACTCGGGTCTCTTTTGAAGTTGGAATGCTTCAGCTTGGCGGCCAGGCCATCTTTCTGAGTTCCAAAGACATCCAGTTAGGCAGAGGTGAAAGTATTGCTGACACGGCAAAGGTTTTGTCACGCTACTTAGATGGGGTCATGGTCAGGACGCATCAACATGATACGATTAAAGAGTTTGCCGAAAATGCCACCATTCCTGTCATTAATGGTCTGACTGATTTACACCATCCGACCCAAGTATTAGCTGATTTGCTGACAATTCTAGAACATAAAGGCGTATTAACAGGGCTGAATATGTGCTATATCGGTGATGGGAACAATAATGTGGCCCATTCTTTATTAGAAGGAGCAACAAAAGTGGGAATGAATATTAATGTTGCAAGTCCGTTTGGGTATGAACCTAATCAACTGATCCGAGATCATGCAAAAGTGACCGCAAAGAAAAACGGGAGTTCAGTTCTCATCACCAATTCTCCTGAAAAAGCGATTGAAGATGCTGATATTGTCGTTACCGATGTATGGGCCAGTATGGGGCAGGAGTCCGAATTGGAAAAACGGATTGAACTATTTAAGCCGTATCAAATTAACAATAAACTTTGTCGGAAAGCGAAAAAGGACTTTATCTTTTTACATTGCTTACCGGCTCATCGTGGAGAAGAAGTGACAGCGGAGATCATTGATGGTCCACACTCAGTTGTTTTTGACGAAGCAGAAAATCGATTACATGCACAAAAGGCGATTTTGGCAGCTCTGATGGGAAAATGA
- a CDS encoding DUF3231 family protein → MEYNTRLTSAELSQLWAAYMSDSANACMLKAFVNHVEDAEIGTILEHALDLAKAHIGKITDIFNTENYPIPVGFSEQQDVDPDAARLFSDSYMLYYVSQLSIMSLTVYASSVSTVTRSDVFSYFSECLSETNELLRNANESLLSKGLYVRPPYLPTPKTVDFVQSQMFLQGFFGDRRPLTGMEITNLFSNYLRNVLGVATLTGYSQVCQSKEVGKFMVRGKEIAAKHCQVFHSLLSEDDLPSPMSWDAEVTDSTTFIFSDKLMMFITSLLITAGFGYYGSSIASSARRDLGVQYHRLMAEVEQYSEDCANLLIKNGWMEEPPRAADRDKLANT, encoded by the coding sequence ATGGAGTACAACACCCGTTTAACATCAGCAGAGCTTTCCCAATTATGGGCGGCTTACATGTCAGACAGCGCAAATGCGTGTATGTTGAAAGCGTTTGTAAATCATGTGGAAGATGCTGAAATCGGTACGATTTTGGAGCATGCTTTAGATTTGGCTAAAGCCCATATTGGCAAAATAACCGACATTTTCAATACTGAAAATTATCCGATTCCTGTCGGATTCAGTGAACAACAGGACGTCGACCCAGATGCAGCTCGCCTATTCTCTGATTCTTATATGCTTTATTATGTTTCACAGTTATCGATCATGAGCCTTACTGTCTATGCTTCGAGTGTATCTACAGTTACCCGTTCAGATGTTTTTTCCTATTTTTCGGAGTGCCTATCTGAAACAAATGAACTGTTAAGAAACGCGAATGAAAGTTTACTTTCAAAGGGTCTTTATGTACGTCCTCCATATTTGCCAACACCAAAAACGGTTGATTTTGTCCAAAGCCAAATGTTTCTGCAAGGGTTTTTCGGTGACCGAAGGCCCTTAACGGGCATGGAAATTACGAATCTTTTTTCTAATTATCTTCGCAATGTTTTAGGTGTTGCTACATTAACCGGCTATAGTCAAGTATGTCAGTCCAAGGAAGTCGGAAAGTTCATGGTAAGAGGCAAGGAAATTGCAGCCAAGCACTGTCAAGTTTTTCACTCGCTTCTTAGTGAAGATGACCTCCCTTCCCCAATGTCTTGGGATGCAGAAGTAACAGACTCAACGACTTTCATTTTTTCAGACAAGTTGATGATGTTTATAACCTCCTTATTAATTACAGCTGGCTTCGGGTATTATGGATCAAGTATAGCGTCAAGTGCGAGGCGTGACCTAGGAGTTCAATATCACCGACTTATGGCTGAGGTTGAACAATACTCAGAGGATTGTGCGAACCTTCTAATTAAAAATGGGTGGATGGAAGAACCTCCTAGGGCAGCCGATCGTGATAAATTGGCGAATACATAA
- a CDS encoding MFS transporter produces MRFRDFHRNIKIRILETFMSRIVGSMIFPFMAIYLAFHFGAKVAGMLLLINVFIGIGITFIGGYFADQFGRKKIMLFAELLRFFAFLTMMLCNSPWFSAPLITFFMMTVNSICWGLAGPANQAMLIDVSTPDQRKLMYSITYWANNLSIAIGGIVGAFLFEKYLFELFMALSVVTGFVVFLVAFFISESYAPVTSSLTPSGHVLKLFSNYKKVLHDRLFVMFVIAGVLILSLEFQLTNYIGIRLTDEMPSQQFLMWEIDGVKMMGFLRSENTILVAVLMLFVTKLTNPFKDRSVLVTSCFVFTIGYGVLAYSNNIWVLLVMMALLTIGEVFRVPVEQSYMASIPPDDARSSYMAFNGLKFNLSMLIASITVTLGAILPSSVMAAIIIGIGLVGTLIYYFIAPQLDIRKGKTEVRRAG; encoded by the coding sequence ATGAGGTTCAGAGATTTTCACAGGAATATTAAGATTCGTATTTTAGAGACGTTCATGAGTCGGATCGTCGGCAGCATGATTTTCCCGTTCATGGCAATTTATCTGGCGTTTCATTTCGGGGCTAAGGTTGCAGGTATGTTATTGCTTATCAACGTGTTTATCGGAATTGGAATTACTTTTATCGGAGGTTATTTTGCGGATCAATTTGGCCGGAAAAAGATCATGCTGTTCGCGGAGCTTTTACGTTTTTTTGCGTTTTTAACGATGATGCTATGTAACTCACCGTGGTTTTCGGCCCCGTTGATTACGTTTTTCATGATGACGGTGAACAGTATTTGCTGGGGATTAGCGGGTCCTGCGAATCAGGCGATGTTGATTGATGTCAGTACGCCGGATCAACGAAAGCTGATGTATTCAATCACGTATTGGGCGAACAACCTGTCGATCGCGATTGGTGGAATTGTTGGCGCGTTCCTATTTGAAAAATATCTTTTCGAGTTGTTCATGGCTTTAAGTGTTGTTACAGGCTTCGTGGTATTTCTTGTCGCTTTTTTCATTTCGGAAAGCTATGCTCCCGTTACCTCGAGTCTGACGCCATCTGGTCATGTCCTGAAGCTCTTTTCAAATTATAAAAAGGTGCTGCATGATCGGCTGTTTGTGATGTTTGTCATTGCAGGGGTGCTGATCCTTTCGCTTGAGTTTCAGTTGACGAATTACATAGGGATTCGTTTGACGGATGAAATGCCATCACAACAATTTTTGATGTGGGAAATTGATGGGGTTAAAATGATGGGATTCCTGAGAAGTGAAAACACGATTCTTGTTGCAGTCCTGATGTTGTTCGTTACGAAATTGACGAACCCTTTCAAGGATAGATCTGTTCTTGTAACAAGCTGCTTTGTATTCACCATCGGTTATGGTGTTCTCGCATACTCGAATAACATATGGGTTTTACTTGTGATGATGGCATTGCTGACGATCGGAGAGGTGTTCCGAGTACCTGTCGAGCAATCATACATGGCGTCAATTCCCCCGGATGACGCTCGGAGCTCATATATGGCATTCAACGGACTGAAATTCAACCTGTCGATGCTGATCGCTTCGATTACGGTCACGCTAGGAGCAATCTTGCCGTCCAGTGTGATGGCGGCAATCATCATTGGCATCGGGCTCGTCGGTACATTGATCTACTATTTCATCGCTCCACAGCTCGATATCCGTAAAGGTAAGACCGAAGTAAGAAGAGCAGGATAA